The sequence below is a genomic window from Bombus pyrosoma isolate SC7728 linkage group LG9, ASM1482585v1, whole genome shotgun sequence.
TGAtacatgtttaataaaaaaatataccttGATTACTCacatttctttcaattatttaaaaaacaaattatatatctttcaaatcagattttttaaaacgttacgaataaaaatattattttgtaacaaatataagaaaattataaaaaagttcTTATGTAATTCTTAAATGAGTGAGCATAGATTCAAAATTCATGACTATTAAAACTTGCTTTTTAATCCCTCTTGTTCTACCTTACttgtaagtttatttaaaagtacatGAGCTTCCTGATAATAAGGACTTGTTTTATCTGCAACTCTTTTCATCCATGCAGTTAAATGAGGCCGATTCTCTTCTGGATCATACCCAACTATTCCTACAATTGAAAATTGCGTTTctatagtaatataataatacaatctttattttttattatttgttatgttGTATATTAACCATGAAAATGGTTTATCTTCTAccaaatagtaaaatattaaaaattatctgcCAAGGCTTTCCTgatactatttatttatttttatttcattttcagtgAATGCACATATCATTACTTACGAACTTGTTCTATCTCACACGACCCTAGAATATCAGCAATGCTGATTTCAGAACCAGTTAAAAAGTTTTTGTCTTTTAACCAGAAATTTTCTAGATTATCAAGTGTTTGCATCATGCGTTTTTCATATTGCATTAGACTTTCTGGGTTCATTGATTTTCCAGTTAATAATGGTTTCATGTACtataataaagatttttatcaGTAGGGAGAACATCATTCTCTTGTCATTATCATTGTCTATAGACTCAATATCATTCTTTatagataaaagaatttctttacCTTCATAAAAAAGTATGAAGCACAATTTAGTCTTGTATTAAGATGCTGCCATTCAAGATATTCATCAACTTTAAATTGAAGTTTTAAGTCTTGAGGGTACCAATGATCAGCTACCTTAAATTCTCTGCAGAGATATCTCAAAATTGCAACACTATAAAACATTCAatgttctttaatttcttgcaaattaaattataaaattatttatatagaaatatgttaaaatttatacattttcttatttaatgattttcattttacatcttcatttaaagaataaaggtaaaaagttattaaaaaatatcaatgacATTTATAACTTTGATTTAAGTTACtagttttgaaatattaaacataaaaaatgaaacatgacattatatttgtatataattgtaaatcaaaatttatatttaatttatttcttcttgttaatacaaattataaatcataCTAAAAAACAATAATACCTCTCGATCATGTTAAAACCATTGTGCTCAATAGCAGGTACTTTTTGAAAAGGATGGATCCTTTGATACTCTGGATTAAGATGTTCACTTTTCgctaaatttacaaattttccttCAAATGGTATATCacaaacttttaaaaatatatagagagCTCTACTTGGCTGtgataataaatcataatacaatttgatactcatatttttagtaataaattaagcTTACAAGGGTGAGAAATATGCCACCAATATTATAaacttaaatagaaaaaacaattcctgaaaataaaaaataatttgataagatgataaaaaatattacttaatatattttatatatgtatttaatatatttgtaattccaCTTGTGGATTTTCAGATAATTCTACAAATTCtaagtatatttatacataatgttatcTAATCaagatctctctctctctctctctcttattaataaatggtaaatgaagtccaaaatttgttattcgttttaataataaagttttttTACATGAAATAGCAAATTTAATATGCAATATAGAATTTAGATTTTGTAAATACTTGATTTtgacgaaatattatttagatgTATGTTGGTATGTTATTaagataaatttgtaattaccttttttttataatataaagatagGGCAAATGTCACTATTTTATTGCTAACTGTTTGAGTCTATTTACTGGTAGTTAAATTTCTACAATAATTCATACTAATCCtagaacataaaaatatcttataatgaTAACGATTTATCTATTTAAGATTGCAAAATTTCACATTGAAGATGACGGGATTTATCTTTGGCATTTAATGTAACGACGACATTCTGTCGCAGGTTGAGTAATAAATGAGATATTCCAagaagaaagtagaaattcTACAAAAGAATCTTAAAGATTAGACAAATATAGAATCTTAAGTAACTAGGAAACAAGTGGTAGGCATCACCCGGTAGAGAAAATGGCTGACTGCGAGAAGGAGGAGGCTCACAATCTCGTAAGCTATTTGCCTTTACTTACCGTTTATCTAATCACTTAGGCGACCTCGCCGTCTCGCGGTTCGCGATGATAGTGTACCTTATCTATCGTCGAACTAATCAATTTACTCTTACTGTTTTTACTGAGACAAGTTCTTTGTGGTTATGTTCCCTTCAGTGAATGATTTTGTGATGTTACGTTTATTTCCTATTTACATATAGGAATACACAATTCAGTAAtcttgtttcaaaaatttgtgacagtatttattttctagtAACTATGATTGATTAaatcatatgaaaatattcattcaatacagttttacaatttattgaatataGGACTAAAATTGATacacaaaaataatttgttacttGGACATGAGTAtagtatgttatatatttaaataaataatagctGTAAGATATCAAAACTTgtagaacaaaatattaatttactcaAGCATGTATTTAAtgattatttgtaaatacttGCGTAACAAAGGATATGTATGAACTCCAAATGCAAAATGATGTAGtattaattcttattaacattttaaacatTGTCCACATTGTTATATGAAGcgattagaatttaattacaacATTTTTCAGCAAATGGAGTTTGAATGGGTGCTTCATGAAGAAGTACATTCTTCACTATCACAGctaaggaatattttaatggtattatatatttctggaatttatcataaaacaaagtaaagaaattattatttatattatatgcatatatgttGTGTTAATGTATGTTATATTACAGGAATGTGCACAAAGATTTCCATTAGCATTATTTGGCAACGATCAACATAATAAAACAGatagatttatatttgctGCACCACATGACCAAGTGAAATGTGTTGCTGTTTTAACTGGTGACAGTATTACAAATGCAGTAAGTgtcaattattttgttaatttgcagctatattattatctaaaaaaaatatgtttgtaggaagttaattttaaagtacagcgtcaacaaaatattaatatgagaACAAGTATACAAACTGAACATCCTTGGAAGTTACAACAAATACAAGATGCTGCTAATCATTTACAACAAGCTATTGCTCACATAGATAATGTTGATCGTCATTATCCATTTAAGACATCTGATGAAGTTATGCATGTATTAGGGAACATACTTGGTTGCCTCCAACGGAGTCGTACAAGTTTAATTGTTCCTAGAAAAAAAACTATTGATGATCTCATTAAAAGCCGTAATATGGTGAGTAAACATTTCTGaggaatatttgatttatattaatcCTTTACACAGTTAGGcttgatatatttcatatctaaACTATCAATCTTTTGTATTGCAGAAGTCATTAAATCCTAATCTTCCAGAAAATTTGGCAATtagtttttatattcaaagttATAAACTAGTTTTAGCAATATACCAATTAGAAAATGCACATGGTAGTGTTAAGTATGAAACACAACAAGCAGAATGTAGTGTTCCATGGTTAAATGATGCTTTAGTACTGCTTACTATTGCATTACAGCTTTGCCAACGACTAAAAGACAAGGttagttaaaataaaactgtttCAAATTGTTCATTAActtatttgaaacatttttcagatCTGTGTTTTTTCTCAGTACAAAGATTTTACAGTTGGTTCTCACGTTACTTCTACAATGGGCTGgtaataaaaacatttgaGCAATTAACCTTCAATTGAAAGAATAgttgtgtatatgtatattacagtATATCACATTTAATGCTCTGGTATCATTTTTAGTAggttttgtttttataaacaaaatttagtTCTAAAAAAacactaaattatattacattttcagaAATAAGTTTTTTAATCATCtgcatatatattttgcttGATACACTCTATTAAATtcgaagattaaattttacatagcAAATTTTACACAAGAAAAATTCTTGTATATTAGTACAAGATCTGAGACTTCATTGTCATTCacaattttaaaagtattttgcTAATTAGTTATATGCTTATATCTATTAGTTTGTATTAGATTTCCTTTGattataatgtttaatctTTTGTAGACAGCTTTGATCTAACTAAGAATAGTTATACATCTTTACtaagatgaaataattaagCACTGTATTTACTATATCTCCTGTGATTTTTTCGgaatgttataataattccCTTCTTACTAGATATTAATGTTCTGTTTCTAAGAAAACGTATGCAAATCTAAAGCCATTGATTTTAACTATTTTGTGTatccaattattattttaaacattttaatgaattatttattttacttaccaAAGAAAGTACTATTTAGTAAGTGTTGACGTACATTACCGTGGTATGACGTTcctttaaactttaaactgtatctatgtatttacatacaaaTGTCTGAATTAGTATTACATCGATCATGAACTAGATGTTAgaataattgttattgatcgatgttattgttatatatatagctCAGAAGCAATTTATAAGGATTTCAATAcagttatattaaataattagaattgcCTTAACTTaataacgaagaaacgcgaaatttttaatattaaaatcggTTTCTGTATTGAGTTAAATGgaaagtttttatttaatttctaaaattttattccttctaTATTGtgatgtaaaaattgtatatatgtatcctatgtatgtatacatattcaAGTATATGTCTTTTCTGCTGAAATTTTGgtatttttcagttttatttattctcatattaatatatgtacatatatagtttaactataaataaattcaataaattaaattgatttacTTTCCATATAACTCAATAAAAAAGCAGTATGTGATGATACATCACTTTTACgtatttgaattataaatgcTTTACTTTATTGTATTAACTAATCAAAGTACAGTCTGTCCTACAAaccgaaaattaatttgttttgattgaaaatatatctaaagCACTAGTATGCTCTTGCTTAATAATAAATCCAATCTCCTTCATTATCGATTATAGCTTGACAACGTACCGATAtactttttactaatttttcgGGATACGACACAGATAGCGATCTccacatttttttaatgtagttcattaaaattcttaactttaaaatacattttccttttaatttgtGCTTCGTAATAGACCAAACATTTTTTATGCGATTTGTATCGAATGACTGAGACAATGATACCGTTTTCAGATTTCCATTCGGTGCAGATGTAGCTTTGATGTTCCAGATTATTTTCTTGCAGCGAAACTTagacattataaattataagccAAGGCATATCTGAATGGATTGTATATGTTAAAATCATAATCTCTCCTTTATTACATACCAACGCCAGTATACTTTTGTATGACAGACTGTAATTTTTGATTTATgaattgaaacaattataaaatgtaaatattatttcataagtGCAAAGCTTTTAAGTAGCTTGTTTTTAGTACTACCAACTAAATTTActcatttttgtaaaaatattactggGCAAGCCAcgaattgaatatatttgctttattttaactacttatatgtttaaaatgttataaatttacacGTGCTGTGCTTTAGGTATTAAAAGTTTACAGTTTCATTTTATGCATCATATCTCTTTGagtctatattattatattgtgtacttatatattatattttattaatatcattttacaaattatattttgtttatagttacttgttatattaaatatcttgtataaaatacaaaatagtacttaaatgatataaaatgatttagtGTATTATGTtatctattttctttaatttgcatttttttgacatgaaaataaatttcagtatGAAGTTCatataagaaacaattttctttataattatattcataatggAGTTTCGTAACTTGTGTGTTTAATGAATTTCTCATATAAATTCCATAAggaaagtaataatatattcgtcaatactatttgaaatattttggatttagaaacaataaagaatgtaatatatacttatatctAGAAAAGAGATTACAAAATGTTCCca
It includes:
- the LOC122571092 gene encoding protein rogdi isoform X1; its protein translation is MYELQMQNDQMEFEWVLHEEVHSSLSQLRNILMECAQRFPLALFGNDQHNKTDRFIFAAPHDQVKCVAVLTGDSITNAEVNFKVQRQQNINMRTSIQTEHPWKLQQIQDAANHLQQAIAHIDNVDRHYPFKTSDEVMHVLGNILGCLQRSRTSLIVPRKKTIDDLIKSRNMKSLNPNLPENLAISFYIQSYKLVLAIYQLENAHGSVKYETQQAECSVPWLNDALVLLTIALQLCQRLKDKICVFSQYKDFTVGSHVTSTMGW
- the LOC122571093 gene encoding glutathione S-transferase theta-1-like — protein: MSIKLYYDLLSQPSRALYIFLKVCDIPFEGKFVNLAKSEHLNPEYQRIHPFQKVPAIEHNGFNMIESVAILRYLCREFKVADHWYPQDLKLQFKVDEYLEWQHLNTRLNCASYFFMKYMKPLLTGKSMNPESLMQYEKRMMQTLDNLENFWLKDKNFLTGSEISIADILGSCEIEQVRIVGYDPEENRPHLTAWMKRVADKTSPYYQEAHVLLNKLTSKVEQEGLKSKF
- the LOC122571092 gene encoding protein rogdi isoform X3 gives rise to the protein MADCEKEEAHNLQMEFEWVLHEEVHSSLSQLRNILMECAQRFPLALFGNDQHNKTDRFIFAAPHDQVKCVAVLTGDSITNAEVNFKVQRQQNINMRTSIQTEHPWKLQQIQDAANHLQQAIAHIDNVDRHYPFKTSDEVMHVLGNILGCLQRSRTSLIVPRKKTIDDLIKSRNMKSLNPNLPENLAISFYIQSYKLVLAIYQLENAHGSVKYETQQAECSVPWLNDALVLLTIALQLCQRLKDKICVFSQYKDFTVGSHVTSTMGW
- the LOC122571092 gene encoding protein rogdi isoform X2, with product MSIQMEFEWVLHEEVHSSLSQLRNILMECAQRFPLALFGNDQHNKTDRFIFAAPHDQVKCVAVLTGDSITNAEVNFKVQRQQNINMRTSIQTEHPWKLQQIQDAANHLQQAIAHIDNVDRHYPFKTSDEVMHVLGNILGCLQRSRTSLIVPRKKTIDDLIKSRNMKSLNPNLPENLAISFYIQSYKLVLAIYQLENAHGSVKYETQQAECSVPWLNDALVLLTIALQLCQRLKDKICVFSQYKDFTVGSHVTSTMGW